One Cheilinus undulatus linkage group 22, ASM1832078v1, whole genome shotgun sequence DNA window includes the following coding sequences:
- the LOC121504470 gene encoding zinc finger protein 260-like isoform X3 yields the protein MADHADEDEEAGEEEFSEEPLEDSRQQDPRDADYQPTNARPLLMKRRMKRAVITLRVCLLKDSRINLLKRGVLKSQLKTLSCPWGMQEVDFLDLLRATFPQLTGEFDAFTVDATRRLRPLKVRRLTPEEIKKSLKSTGKGRSALYIRVKAANKTLSSPEKLPLPKIEDNIIDQTSNNGTRPQEWSHDSPAEAAESSRSNLSEKLVQQQETEGEENREQYGISEDFGVISSACSLAERDDENENEVEEDDGDEESKPEKTDEKPKLALTHKIKRTQVKRSIARKRIKSINVRESTDKSGVPLPCKVCKTLTGSKNILIKHSWSHVEDPERLCGVCGEQSESVEELKTHLESHRKTYSCDICGKNLLTFLSLRRHAILHTGEKPYQCDVCSKTFASASALRNHRWEHVEDKPHKCEVCGRTFAFKPQLRIHSRIHTGEKPYICDLCGKDVTNFRSLSRHKLIHFGKKRHSCQVCGKRFLTLTNMKQHQKIHTSRDKTCLCEICCKMFHTKGQLNAHLATHREEKLTCNICGKSLSSKGALTRHLIIHSGERPYKCTECGQAFNAITNLRNHQKIHSGARPYVCGVCGKACSRKDHLRIHMRIHNGEKPYKCTVCYRGFTQSHCLKTHMKSHKEAEKSAEEEPMD from the exons ATGGCTGACCACgctgatgaagatgaagaggcaggagaggaggagtTTAGTGAGGAGCCTTTGGAGGACTCACGCCAACAAGACCCAAGAGACGCAGATTATCAGCCAACTAATGCAAG ACCTCTgttgatgaagaggaggatgaagagagcTGTTATAACCCTCAGAGTCTGTCTGTTAAAAGACTCCAGGATCAACCTTCTCAAAAGAGGAG tgttgaAGTCCCAGTTGAAGACGTTGAGCTGTCCATGGGGTATGCAGGAGGTGGACTTCCTGGACCTGTTGAGGGCCACCTTTCCTCAGTTGACAGGAGAGTTTGATGCTTTCACAGTTGACGCCACCAGGAGACTGAGACCACTGAAGGTACGGAGACTGACACCAGAGGAGATCAAGAAGTCCCTCAAATCCACAGGGAAAGGAAGATCTGCTCTGTACATCCGGGTCAAG gCAGCAAATAAAACCCTGAGCAGTCCGGAGAAACTCCCTCTTCCAAAGATAGAGGACAACATCATCGACCAAACAAGCAATAATGGAACAAGGCCTCAGGAATG GTCTCATGACAGtccagcagaagcagcagagagcagcagaTCAAATCTCTCAGAAAAATTGGTACAGCAACAAGAAACGGAAGGAGAGGAAAACAGGGAACAATATGGAATTTCTGAAGACTTTGGGGTCATTTCTTCTGCCTGCTCTTTAGCTGAAAGAGATGAcgaaaatgaaaatgaagtgGAGGAAGATGATGGAGATGAAGAGTCGAAGCCAGAAAAGACTGATGAGAAACCAAAACTTGCTTTAACCCATAAAATAAAGAGGACACAAGTCAAACGTTCTATCGCCAGAAAGCGAATAAAAAGTATTAACGTGAGGGAGTCGACTGATAAAAGTGGCGTCCCTCTGCCCTGTAAAGTCTGTAAAACTCTGACCGGGTCAAAGAATATATTGATCAAACACTCCTGGAGTCACGTGGAGGATCCTGAGAGACTCTGTGGAGTTTGTGGAGAACAGTCCGAGTCTGTAGAAGAGCTGAAGACTCATCTGGAGAGTCACAGGAAAACATACAGCTGTGACATCTGTGGAAAGAATTTACTCACTTTTCTTAGTCTGCGGAGGCATGCTATTCTCcatacaggagagaaaccgTACCAATGTGACGTCTGCAGTAAGACGTTTGCATCAGCATCAGCTTTAAGAAATCACCGCTGGGAACATGTGGAAGATAAACCTCACAAATGTGAAGTCTGTGGTCGGACCTTCGCTTTCAAACCCCAGCTGAGGATTCACAGTCGtatccacacaggagagaagccTTACATCTGCGATTTATGTGGCAAAGATGTCACTAACTTTCGGTCTTTATCCCGACACAAGTTGATCCACTTTGGGAAAAAACGCCACAGCTGCCAGGTCTGTGGGAAGCGTTTTTTAACTCTGACAAATATGAAACAACACCAGAAAATTCACACATCCAGGGATAAAACGTGCCTCTGTGAGATTTGCTGCAAAATGTTCCACACAAAAGGTCAGTTAAATGCTCACCTGGCAACCCACAGAGAGGAGAAGCTCACCTGTAACATTTGTGGAAAGAGTCTGTCTTCAAAAGGAGCTCTGACAAGACATTTGATAATCCACAGTGGGGAGAGACCCTACAAATGTACCGAGTGTGGACAGGCGTTTAATGCTATCACTAACCTCCGAAACCATCAGAAGATCCACTCAGGTGCCAGACCGTACGTGTGTGGGGTCTGTGGGAAAGCATGCAGCCGTAAAGATCATCTGAGGATTCACATGAGGATCCACAACGGAGAGAAACCATACAAGTGTACGGTTTGTTACAGAGGCTTCACTCAGAGCCACTGTCTGAAAACTCACATGAAGAGCCACAAGGAGGCAGAAAAGTCAGCAGAGGAAGAACCGATGGACTAA
- the LOC121504470 gene encoding zinc finger protein 260-like isoform X4, producing the protein MKRRMKRAVITLRVCLLKDSRINLLKRGVLKSQLKTLSCPWGMQEVDFLDLLRATFPQLTGEFDAFTVDATRRLRPLKVRRLTPEEIKKSLKSTGKGRSALYIRVKAANKTLSSPEKLPLPKIEDNIIDQTSNNGTRPQEWSHDSPAEAAESSRSNLSEKLVQQQETEGEENREQYGISEDFGVISSACSLAERDDENENEVEEDDGDEESKPEKTDEKPKLALTHKIKRTQVKRSIARKRIKSINVRESTDKSGVPLPCKVCKTLTGSKNILIKHSWSHVEDPERLCGVCGEQSESVEELKTHLESHRKTYSCDICGKNLLTFLSLRRHAILHTGEKPYQCDVCSKTFASASALRNHRWEHVEDKPHKCEVCGRTFAFKPQLRIHSRIHTGEKPYICDLCGKDVTNFRSLSRHKLIHFGKKRHSCQVCGKRFLTLTNMKQHQKIHTSRDKTCLCEICCKMFHTKGQLNAHLATHREEKLTCNICGKSLSSKGALTRHLIIHSGERPYKCTECGQAFNAITNLRNHQKIHSGARPYVCGVCGKACSRKDHLRIHMRIHNGEKPYKCTVCYRGFTQSHCLKTHMKSHKEAEKSAEEEPMD; encoded by the exons atgaagaggaggatgaagagagcTGTTATAACCCTCAGAGTCTGTCTGTTAAAAGACTCCAGGATCAACCTTCTCAAAAGAGGAG tgttgaAGTCCCAGTTGAAGACGTTGAGCTGTCCATGGGGTATGCAGGAGGTGGACTTCCTGGACCTGTTGAGGGCCACCTTTCCTCAGTTGACAGGAGAGTTTGATGCTTTCACAGTTGACGCCACCAGGAGACTGAGACCACTGAAGGTACGGAGACTGACACCAGAGGAGATCAAGAAGTCCCTCAAATCCACAGGGAAAGGAAGATCTGCTCTGTACATCCGGGTCAAG gCAGCAAATAAAACCCTGAGCAGTCCGGAGAAACTCCCTCTTCCAAAGATAGAGGACAACATCATCGACCAAACAAGCAATAATGGAACAAGGCCTCAGGAATG GTCTCATGACAGtccagcagaagcagcagagagcagcagaTCAAATCTCTCAGAAAAATTGGTACAGCAACAAGAAACGGAAGGAGAGGAAAACAGGGAACAATATGGAATTTCTGAAGACTTTGGGGTCATTTCTTCTGCCTGCTCTTTAGCTGAAAGAGATGAcgaaaatgaaaatgaagtgGAGGAAGATGATGGAGATGAAGAGTCGAAGCCAGAAAAGACTGATGAGAAACCAAAACTTGCTTTAACCCATAAAATAAAGAGGACACAAGTCAAACGTTCTATCGCCAGAAAGCGAATAAAAAGTATTAACGTGAGGGAGTCGACTGATAAAAGTGGCGTCCCTCTGCCCTGTAAAGTCTGTAAAACTCTGACCGGGTCAAAGAATATATTGATCAAACACTCCTGGAGTCACGTGGAGGATCCTGAGAGACTCTGTGGAGTTTGTGGAGAACAGTCCGAGTCTGTAGAAGAGCTGAAGACTCATCTGGAGAGTCACAGGAAAACATACAGCTGTGACATCTGTGGAAAGAATTTACTCACTTTTCTTAGTCTGCGGAGGCATGCTATTCTCcatacaggagagaaaccgTACCAATGTGACGTCTGCAGTAAGACGTTTGCATCAGCATCAGCTTTAAGAAATCACCGCTGGGAACATGTGGAAGATAAACCTCACAAATGTGAAGTCTGTGGTCGGACCTTCGCTTTCAAACCCCAGCTGAGGATTCACAGTCGtatccacacaggagagaagccTTACATCTGCGATTTATGTGGCAAAGATGTCACTAACTTTCGGTCTTTATCCCGACACAAGTTGATCCACTTTGGGAAAAAACGCCACAGCTGCCAGGTCTGTGGGAAGCGTTTTTTAACTCTGACAAATATGAAACAACACCAGAAAATTCACACATCCAGGGATAAAACGTGCCTCTGTGAGATTTGCTGCAAAATGTTCCACACAAAAGGTCAGTTAAATGCTCACCTGGCAACCCACAGAGAGGAGAAGCTCACCTGTAACATTTGTGGAAAGAGTCTGTCTTCAAAAGGAGCTCTGACAAGACATTTGATAATCCACAGTGGGGAGAGACCCTACAAATGTACCGAGTGTGGACAGGCGTTTAATGCTATCACTAACCTCCGAAACCATCAGAAGATCCACTCAGGTGCCAGACCGTACGTGTGTGGGGTCTGTGGGAAAGCATGCAGCCGTAAAGATCATCTGAGGATTCACATGAGGATCCACAACGGAGAGAAACCATACAAGTGTACGGTTTGTTACAGAGGCTTCACTCAGAGCCACTGTCTGAAAACTCACATGAAGAGCCACAAGGAGGCAGAAAAGTCAGCAGAGGAAGAACCGATGGACTAA
- the LOC121504472 gene encoding uncharacterized protein LOC121504472 — protein sequence MLSGGELFMCAQSTMEAANMMFVSPVDMIEVKLSKAELLRGIVTEKLTTAAQEIFAAVERTVAGYEEEAAGLRQEIDRQRIQLEAVLQPRVSVSRTDQPVIKQEEEEEPQITTQSDVEDSESWYGFGLADEEEDHEEPQERPEVFEKKESLEEAVNSTSLNEEEDLRDPDIELSETRTQTLKRKLSETSRLTKSEALAKIQDVSEGESDGGEISDISDVDWSEEESSDSEPESPGTKNKRLVPPVGDSSQDPSLEYSKDGTMWKATEPMGHSRGRQAQNVHTESAGPTDHAKRSILDPMSAFLCLLDLNILQHIRDCTVEEAHRVEGNMSWDLSIAELKAFIALLYVRGAYNKNIDFESLWSEEWGLAFCRTTMPRNHFRKIMRYLRFDKKHERQARLCNDKFALMSDVWGGFINNCIACYNPGACITVDEQLFPTKTCCRFTQFKAGKPGKIGIKFWLSADTETRYLLNGFPYLGKDQQAQGSLEENVVMKLVEPYIGKGRNVTTSSSLTTLSLAKNLLQKNTSLVGIMKKTRPELPPSVQQHRGELFSTKVLKHEGATLTIYQAKPRKAVTVLSTMHPTVFVGSKKKKNPETVIYCNVTKVGVDVLDQMARLYTVKGPARRWPLAVFYNLLDMAAINAHILYKACTSTYIPRRAFILQLAKELRDEHCYKAIFTSIPLELQSPQDSGKRKQCRVRTHCKQNKTLVSCRGCNRPVCGRCTLRVETFCNLCVHQMSGCS from the exons ATGCTTTCAGGAGGGGAATTGTTTATGTGCGCTCAAAGCACAATGGAGGCGGCAAACATGATGTTTGTTTCCCCGGTGGATATGATTGAAGTTAAACTTTCTAAAGCCGAGTTACTGAGAGGAATCGTTACCGAGAAGCTGACCACGGCGGCGCAGGAGATCTTCGCGGCGGTAGAGAGAACCGTAGCCGGATATGAGGAGGAGGCGGCGGGTCTGAGGCAGGAGATCGACCGTCAGAGGATCCAGCTGGAGGCTGTTCTTCagcccagagtctctgtcagtAGGACCG ATCAACCTGTCATTaaacaagaggaggaggaggaaccaCAGATAACCACCCAATCAG aTGTGGAGGACTCGGAGAGCTGGTATGGCTTTGGCCTggctgatgaagaggaggatcaTGAAGAGCCACAGGAGAGACCAGAGGTGTTTGAAAAGAAGGAGTCTTTGGAGGAGGCAGTGAATAGCACCAGTCTAaatgaggaggaggatctgAGAGACCCAGATATCGAGCTATCAGAAACAAG AACTCAAACTTTGAAGAGGAAGCTCAGTGAGACCAGCAGGCTCACAAAAAGCG AGGCTCTGGCAAAGATTCAAGACGTGAGCGAGGGCGAGTCGGATGGGGGTGAAATTTCGGACATCAGCGATGTCGACTGGAGTGAAGAGGAGAGTTCCGACTCTGAGCCTGAATCCCCAGGGACCAAAAACAAAAGGCTCGTGCCACCTGTTGGCGATTCCAGTCAAG ATCCAAGCCTTGAGTACAGTAAAGATGGGACTATGTGGAAAGCCACAGAGCCTATGGGACACTCGAGGGGACGGCAGGCCCAAAATGTCCACACTGAATCAGCAGGACCCACTGATCACGCTAAGAGGAGTATTTTAGATCCTATGAGCGCTTTCTTATGTTTGCTGGACCTGAACATACTGCAGCATATTCGGGACTGTACGGTGGAAGAGGCACACCGCGTTGAAGGAAACATGTCCTGGGATCTGTCCATTGCTGAGCTGAAGGCCTTCATTGCCCTTCTCTACGTGAGAGGAGCctacaataaaaacatagacTTTGAGAGCTTGTGGTCTGAGGAATGGGGGCTGGCTTTCTGCAGGACCACAATGCCAAGGAACCACTTCAGAAAGATAATGCGATATTTGCGTTTTGACAAGAAGCATGAGAGGCAGGCGCGGCTTTGCAATGACAAATTTGCACTGATGTCCGATGTTTGGGGCGGATTTATTAACAACTGTATCGCCTGTTACAACCCGGGGGCGTGCATCACTGTAGATGAGCAGCTGTTTCCCACTAAGACATGCTGCCGTTTTACCCAGTTCAAGGCCGGGAAGCCAGGTAAAATTGGTATTAAATTCTGGCtctctgcagacacagagaCTAGATATCTTTTGAACGGCTTCCCATACTTGGGCAAAGACCAGCAAGCACAAGGAAGTCTGGAAGAGAATGTGGTGATGAAGCTGGTGGAGCCATACATAGGAAAGGGAAGAAATGTGACAACAAGCAGTTCTTTAACCACACTTTCTCTGGCCAAGAacctgctgcagaaaaacaccaGCCTGGTTGgcatcatgaaaaaaacaagaccAGAGCTTCCACCTTCAGTCCAACAGCACAGAGGGGAACTCTTCTCTACCAAGGTGCTCAAGCATGAAGGAGCCACGCTCACTATTTACCAGGCGAAGCCAAGAAAGGCCGTCACCGTCCTCAGCACCATGCACCCAACGGTGTTTGTCGGgagtaaaaagaagaaaaatccaGAAACGGTCATCTACTGCAATGTCACTAAG GTTGGAGTCGATGTGCTGGACCAGATGGCTCGTCTGTACACGGTAAAAGGACCGGCTCGAAGATGGCCTCTCGCTGTGTTCTACAATCTCCTGGACATGGCTGCCATAAACGCCCATATCTTATACAAGGCGTGCACCTCTACCTACATCCCTAGGAGAGCCTTCATACTACAGTTAGCCAAGGAACTGCGTGACGAACACTGTTACAAGGCTATCTTTACATCGATACCGCTGGAGCTACAGTCGCCACAAGACTCAGGGAAAAGAAAGCAGTGCCGGGTCAGAACCCACTGCAAACAAAATAAGACTCTGGTGTCCTGCAGGGGCTGCAACCGACCCGTGTGTGGGAGGTGCACATTAAGGGTCGAGACATTTTGCAACTTGTGTGTTCATCAGATGTCAGGGTGCTCTTAA